The Nitratidesulfovibrio sp. DNA segment GGCCCCACGCTGACCTACGACGCCGAGCGCAAGCAGGTGATCGCCGGGCAGGCCGTCGTGAAGGACGTGGACGGCGCGGAATACGTGCCGGGCATGGACCTTTCCGCCCAGTAGCGGCAGTGGCCTGAAGTTCTGCGGCGTCACCCTTCCTGCATCTCGCCGACCAGGCGTTGCAGTTCGTGGGCCTGGTCGGCCAGGTCTCCGATGGCCCGCGCCGCGTGCACCATGGCCTCGGCCATGGATGACGAAATGCGGTCCACTTCCTTGATGGCGTGGTCTATCTCGTCGTTTTCGGCGGTTTCGCGTTCGACGGCCGCCGCAATACTGCTTACCTGCGCCGCCGTTTCCTCGATGAGCCCGACGATTTCGCGCAACGTCTCGCCCGAGCGGCGTGCGGCCTGCGTCGAATCGTTGATGGCCCCCACCGCGTTGTCCACGTTCTGCACGTTCTTGCGCGTGCCCTCCTGAATGTTGCCGATGGCGTCGCCCACCTGCCGTGTGGCGGCCATGGTCTTTTCCGCCAGCTTGCGCACCTCGTCCGCCACCACGGCAAAGCCCCGCCCGGCGTCGCCCGCGCGGGCCGCCTCGATGGCGGCGTTGAGCGCCAGCAGGTTGGTCTGGTCGGCTATGTCCGAAATGACGTTCATGATCTGGCCGATGCCTTCCGCCTGCGCCCCCAGCGCGGCCATGTCCGTCTTCAGGCTCAACGCCTGATCCTGCGCAAGGCCGATGCCGCGCACCACGTCGCCGACCACGGTGGCCCCTTCGATTGCCTTTTCCCGCGCGTTGTCGGCGGTGTGAGAGGCGTTGGTGGCGCTGCGGGCGACATCCGCTATGGTTTCGCTCATTTCGCCAATGGCCGTAGCCGTGCGCGCCACGCTTTCGAGCTGTGCGGAGGTGCCGCTGGAGGTGTGGTCGATACGGCGCGTCAGTTCTTCCGACGCCCTGGAGACGTTGGCCACCACCGTTTCGATGCGCGAAGCCGCCATTATCATGCCCTTGCGGGTGGCGACCTCTGCTTCGCGGCGGACGTGTTCCGCCTCTTCCGTGGCCAGCCGCGCCCGGTGGGCCTCTTCCGTGGCCAGCCGCTGTTTTTCCTCGGCACCGGAAATCAGCCCCTTGAGGCTGACGACCATGCGGCGCAGCGCTTCGGCGAGCATGCCCACCTCGTCCGCGCCATGCACGTCCAGTTCACGGTCCAGGCTGCCTTCGCTCACCGCCCTGGCGTAGTCCACGGCCCGGCGCAATGGCCGCGTGAGCATGAGCGTTATGCCCACGCCAAGCAGCATGGCCAGGGCGGGGCCACCCAGCATGCCCGCCATGATGGCGATCTTGTGCCGCGTGGCGTTCTGCATCTCTCGTTGGTAGAGTTCTCCGGATTCCCTGAGCCCTTGTTCCGTCAGGGCATCCAGGGCGGCAAACGTGGCGTCGTGCTCCTTGCGCAGGTCCGTGGTGCGCGCCAGTATCTCCATCAGGGCGAGGATGTCGCTTTTGTCCTTTTCCCACTCGCGGATGAGGCCGAGCAACGCATCGTTGCCCTTGCGGCCCGCGTCGAGCTGCTTGCGGAATTCCGTGAACAGGGCGTTTTCGCTCTCTGTACGGGGCAGCGCCTCGTACTTTTCCATGGCCACCGCCAGGGCCGCGCGCGACTGGTCTATGGCCGCGTATTGTTGCCGCGAGAAATCCGCCGAAATGCCGGGCACCAGCAGGCTGCGCTGGGCAATGACGATTTCGCGGATTTCCTCCGCTATCCGCATGAGGTGCGGAAAGCCCGGCATGCGGCGGGCCACGATGCTTTCAAGCGAATGGCTGGCGCTGCTGATGCCAAGGTAGCCGATGACGCCCACCCCGAGCGTTATGGCGGCGACGATCAGAAAGGCCCCTGCGATCTTGGTGCCGATGCGCGCGATGCCCATGCTTCCCCCTGCGGAAAACCGGTGCCTGCTACGAGCAGGCGTCGGACGTCATGCGTACACGGAGTCCGGATTTACTGATACGCACCGCAGCCCACCAGCAGGTCATCCACGCGTTCCATGTACATGGCTTTGGGTTCGATGAGCTTGGTTTGGGGATTGGAGAACTTGTAGTTCTGCCAGAAAGAGGTGCTGGCCTTCCCCAACTCCACGCGCTCCTTGACGAAGTACTTGCCGTCCGGGTCGCGCAGTTCCATCAGGTTCTTGCCCACCTGCTTGGCGTTGGCGCCATGGGCAAGGCAGTTGCCCTGCATGTCGTAGACAACCACGTACAGGTCGCGATCGACGAACATGCCCTGGGTGTTGCTGATTTCCGCAAAGGCCTTGTCGCGTCCGTTGGCCTTGATGTAGGCCACGGCCTTTTTGACCATGGCCACGGCCTCGTCCTTGCTGCCCTTGGACTGGGCGTTGGCCAGCGTGCACAGGGCAGCCACGAGCAACAGGGCAAATGCCGCGCGGAGTGCGTATCTCATGGGGGCTCCTTTGGCGGGCGATGCCGCGCCGGATGAATGTGGATGCGTTTCCATGTTAGCTTGGCGGATATGCGCTGGGCATGATTACTTGGCGCGCGGGGAACTGCGGACAGGCCCGGCAGCAACGACAGGGCAGGTCCCGGCGGGGCGGACAGGACAGGGCGGACAGGACAGGATGCACAGGACGGGATGGATTGAGCTGGATGGACAGGAGGGGACGGGCAGGATCGGATACGCGCAACCGGCCAGGCGGACTGTGGTCCGTCTGGCCGGTTGTTGTCGTCATGCCTTGTTGTGCGGCGTGCGGTGATGCGGGGCGCGTTGGCTGTCAGGGATGGTTCCTGAACTTGTCGGCCGTATGCGGGCTGCCGGAATGGCAGGGTGTACAGTCCATCTTGCCTTTCAGCAGGGGCGATTGCTTGCCGGGGTTGTGGCATTCACCGCAGTAGGTGACCGAGTCCGGGTCGCCGTGGGCCACGGCAAAGGTGCCCGCCTGCTTGGCGTTCATGATGGCGATGGCCTGCACGGTCACGTCGGCGGTGATGCGCGCGCAGCGCTCGCCGCGTTCCGTGCTCTTTTCCGCAAAGCCCGAGGCCTGGCACCACCGGCCAACGGACACGTGGCACAGCGGTGAGTGGCTCACGCTGGTGGGCAGCGCCCCGGCCACCCCCTTGAACGCCGCGCCCGGATCATGCATGGGAAAGGCGGTCTGCTCGTACCAGCGGAACAGCTCGGCCACCATGGGGTCACGGTCCTTGCGGCCCCAGAACAGCGCAAAGGCGCTGGCCGCGCCCAGCAGTGCGCCGCAGATGGTGCCCCAGTCGGAAATGCCGCTTTTGCCTACTTCCAGCATCGTGAAGGGAAACTGGTTGTACGGCGCGCCGTGCTGCTCGCCCATCATGCCCACGATGGCGTAGAACACCCCGTACCCGCAACCGTACCCCTGGTGCCAGTAGCCGTCATAGGCCACGGGTGCGCAGACCTTGGGGTCCAGGACGTGGGGCTTCCACGAGAAGGGGGCGTCCTTCTGGGCAAAGCGCCCGCCCGTGGTGCCAGCGGCGGTTGCAGGGGTTGCGGCGGCCATGGCATTCGCCGGTCCCGCCGAAGGTTTCACGAACGGGGTTGCGCCCGGCATCAGGCCGCCGGCAAGGCAACCCGTCGCACAGCCCAGCACTCCCAGGGCCTTCAAGGCCGATCTTCTGTTCATCCGTTGCATGCTGTTCCTCCGGTGAAATAGGAGCGATCACTCGCGCTCGATAATAACTGTTGATCAGCAAGAGGCGTTCCACGATTGTTCCTTTTTGAAACAATGTGGAACTGCGGCATGTTGTGCGGAACGGAGGGCGGCGGGGGGTGCAAAGTGGGCTTTCCGGCTGCCAACCGGGCGTGCGGCGTTGCCAACCGGACATTACAGGTGCGGCCCTAACGTGCCAGACGCGGCCAGACGCAGGCAGGGGTGGTGCGAAAGCAGGAGGCGCGGCGACGGCGCGTTGCGGCACAAGGGCGGAGTACTGCAGGCATGCCCGCTGCACGGCGGACCAGTGCCTGGCCCGGCAACGGAAATGGCCGGAAGGGATTCCTTCCGGCCATTGGCAGGTGACACGTGCGGGTGGCGGTTGGCTGTCCGGCAAGGGACGCCAGCCACAGGATGCGCGGGGTGGGCGGCGGAAATCCCTACCGGCGGCAGCCGCAGCTGACGGCGGCGCGCATGCCGCGTTCGCCCACGATTTCGGTACTGATACCCTTGTCGGTGAACAGTTCCAGCAGGATGCAGTTCTCCACCCGGCCATCCACGATCATGGCCTTTTCCACGCCTTCCTCCAGCGCCTCCAGGCAGCATTTCACCTTGGGGATCATGCCGCCGGTCAGGGTGCCGTCGGTGAACAGTTCCACGGCCTCGCGGGTGGTCAGCGAGCGGATCAGTTCCTTCTGCTTGTCCAGGATGCCCGCCACGTCGGTGAGCAGCAGCAGGCGCTTGGCGCGCAGTGCCGCCGCCACGGCCCCGGCCACGGCGTCGGCGTTGATGTTGTAGGTCTCGCCGTATTCGTCAACGCCCACGGGCGCAATGACCGGCACGAAGTTGTCGCGTTCCAGCGAACGCAGCAGGGTGGTTTCCACCCGCATGACTTCGCCCACCTTGCCGAGGTCGATGATTTCCGGCGCGTGGTTGCCGCTGTTGACGATCATCTCCATCTTGCGGGCGCGGATGAGCTGGCCGTCCTTGCCGGAAAGGCCCACGGCCTTCACCCCGCTGAGGTTCAGCAGGTTCACGATCTCCTTGTTGACCTTGCCCACCAGCACCATTTCCACCACGTCCATGGTGGCGTCGTCGGTGACGCGCAGCCCCTCGCGAAACTGCGACTGGATGTGCAACTGCTCCAGCATGCGGCCTATCTGCGGGCCGCCGCCATGCACCACCACCGGGTTGATGCCCACCTGCTTCAAGAGGGCGATGTTGAGGGCGAAGGCCTTTTTCAGTGCCTCGTCCTTCATGGCGTGGCCGCCGTACTTGATGACCACGGTCTGCCCGTGGAACTGGCGCATGTAGGGCAGGCACTCGATGAGCACCTTGGACTGGAGCTTGGCGTAGGCTGCGGGGTCTGCGCAGCAGGACGCGGCCTGTTCGGTCTGGCTCATGGCTCTCTCTGCGGGCGGTGCGCTACGGCGAGGTAGCGGCTGGGGTTCATGCGGCCGGGGTCTGTTTCAAAATCGGGGTTTTCGTTGGAAGCGGGTGCTACAGGATATACCGGCTCAGATCCTTGTTGGCGCGCACGTCGGCGAGGTGTGCGCGCACGTAGTCGCTGTCCACGGTTACCCGGTCGCCGGAGCGGTCAGGCGCCTCGAACGAAAGGTCGGCCAGGATTTTCTCGAGGATGGTGTACAGCCGCCGCGCCCCGATATTCTCGGTCTGGGCGTTGGTTTCCTCTGCAAAGGCGGCGATTTCGCGCAGGGCGTCGTTGGTGAACTCGATGTGTACGCCCTCCGTCTGCAGCAGGGCGGTGTACTGCCGGGTAAGCGCGTTGTGCGGCTCGGTGAGGATGCGCAGAAAGTCGTCCTTTCCCAGCGCGGAAAGTTCCGCCCGCAGGGGAAAGCGCCCCTGGAGTTCCGGAATCAGGTCCGAGGGCTTGCTGAAGTGGAATGCCCCGGCGGCGATGAACAGCACGTGGTCGGTGCGCACCATGCCATACTTGGTGTTGACCACGCTGCCCTCCACGATGGGCAGAAGGTCGCGCTGCACGCCTTCGCGCGAGACATCGGAGCTTTTCTGGGCAGAGCCGCTGGCGATCTTGTCGATTTCATCGATGAAGATGATGCCGGTCTGCTCCACGCGCTCGCGGGCCAGGTCCGACACGCGGTCGTGGTCGATGAGCCGGTCGGCTTCTTCCTGCGTCAGCAGGTTGAAGGCCTCGCGCACCTTCATGCGGCGGCGCTTGCGGCGCGAAGGAAAGACCTTGCTGAACATGTCGCGCACCTGCGAGCCCACGTCCTCCAGCCCCGGCATGGACAACACGCCCACCTGCGGCCCGCCGGATTCCTCCACCTCCATGTCCACCTCGCGGTCGTCCAGCTTGCCGCCGTGCCACAGGGTGCGCAGTTTCTCGCGCGTGGAGGAGCGACTGTCCGGCGTGGAGCCCGCGCCCGTGGATGCTGCGTCGTCCCGCATCGGGGGCTGGGGAATGGCCTGTCCGTCGGAAGGGTTGGCGGAAAGGTTGGCGGAAAGGTCGCCGGAAAGATTGAAAGCCAGGCCGCCCATGCCCTGCCCGGTCTGGTGAGCGGGCTGGGGCGCTCCACCGGGCAGCAGCAGGTCCAGCAGGCGTTCCTCGGCACGGGCCTCGGCCTTCACGCGCACCTTTTCATTTTCTTCGGCCCGCACCAGGGCGATGCCGATTTCCATCAGGTCGCGCACCATGGATTCCACGTCGCGGCCCACGTAGCCCACCTCGGTAAACTTGGTGGCCTCCACCTTGATGAACGGCGAAGCGGAAAGTTTGGCCAGCCGCCGGGCGATCTCGGTCTTGCCGACGCCCGTGGGGCCCATCATGATGATGTTCTTGGGGGCTATCTCGTCGCGCAGGGCCGGGTCCAGCTGCTGACGGCGCCAGCGGTTGCGCATGGCCACTGCCACCATGCGCTTGGCGGCGTTCTGGCCCACGATGTACTTGTCCAGTTCCGAAACGATTTCGCGGGGGGTAAGGTTGCTCATGTTCAATATGCACGAAGGCGGGTTGTTCGTTCTGCCGGTGCCCCGCCGACAAAGGGATAGTGGGATTGAGGGATTGGGGGGGGGCAGGGGGACGGAGCGGGCGCCGTGCGGGGCACGATACCAGCGCGGGCCGCGAAAGCCAACGCCCGGCGGGGGCTGCCTGGCGGCATGATCCCGTCCAAAGATGCGCGCAACGCGCGAACCGGCTGCAACGGCGCGGGGCGGATCGGAAACGGAAGGGGAGGGGACGCGTGCGCGCCTCCTCCCCGGTTCTGTCAACGTGTCGTGGTGTGCACGTCGGGCGCGCTATTCCACGGGTACGGTGCGGAAGAAGGTCTGGCCGCGCCGCATCAGTTGCAGCATCACCGCGCCGCGCTTCTTGCCGTCCTGCTCGATGACCTTGGTCAGGTCGGCGGCGGTGTTCACCGGCTTCAGGTTGGCCAGCAGGATGATGTCACCGGCGCGGATGTCGGCCTCTGCCGCGGGCTTGCCGCCTTCGACGGAAACCACCAGCAGGCCGCGGGCATCTTCAAGCTTCAGGTTGCGGGCATCTTCCGCGCTTACCGGGCGCACGCTCATGCCAAGCCCGGCGGAGGCCTGTTCCTTGCCGCTTTTTTCCGGTGCGGCATCCCCGCGCTGGGCGGTCAGGTGTTCCGTCGTGCGCTCACCCAGGGTAAGGTTGACGGTCTTGGTCTGGCCGTTGCGCCACAGGGTCAGCTTGGCGGTATCGCCGGGCTTCAGCGCGGCGATGCGGCGCAGCAACTGGCTGGAATCGGTCACGTCGTCGCCTTCCACCTTCAGCACGATGTCGCCGGGCTTCAGCCCCGCCTTGTCGGCGGGTTCGCCGGGCATCACCGAACCGACCAGCGCGCCGCGCGGCTCGCCAAGGCCCAGGGCGCGGGCCGTGGCCTCGTCCACGTCCTGGATGGTCACGCCGATCCAGCCGCGCCGCACCTTGCCCTCGGCCCGCAACTGGGCGATGACCCGCTCGGCCATGTTGCTGGGGATGGCAAAGCCGATGCCCTGGCCGGAAGCGATGATGGCGGTGTTGATGCCGATGACCTGGCCATCCATGTTCAGCAGCGGGCCGCCGCTGTTGCCGGGGTTGATGGAGGCGTCGGTCTGCAGGAAGTTGTCGAACGGCCCGGAGCGGATGTCGCGCCCCTTGGCGCTCAGGATGCCTGCGGTCACCGAGTGGTCGAGGCCGAAGGGGTTGCCGATGGCCAGCAGCCATTCGCCCACTTCCAGCTTGTCGGAATCGCCAAAGGGCAGCACCGGCAGCGAATTGCCCGCGTTGATCTTCAGCAGGGCAAGGTCGGTCTCTTCGTCGGTGCCGATGACGTTGGCCACGTACGAGTTGGACTTGCCGCTGGCGCCCTGCAGGTTCACGCGGATCACGTCCGCCTCTGCCACCACGTGGTTGTTGGTGACGATGTAGCCGTCGGCGGAAATGATGAAGCCGGACCCCAGCGAACGCTGCTTCTGCGGGCGCTGCTGGCGGCCATGGAACTTTTCGAACTGGTCGAAGAACTTGTCGAAGGGGGTGCCGGGCGGCATGTTGCGGAACAGTTCGTTGAACGGATTTTCCGTGGCCTGCACGGTTTTTTCGGTGCTGATGTTGACCACGGCATTGCCCGACTGCTTCGCCAGTTCGCGAAAGTCCGGCAGCATGGGCGCGGCCTGCGCGGCGGCTGCAAGCACAAGGCACAGCGCCAGCGTGGCGGCGAGGATACGGGAAAGTGAACGTGCCATGTAAGGCTCCTTGGCAGGGGGAGTTTGCAGGCGGCGACAGGCCTGCGGCCCCACCGTGATAGCGGGGCCGACTGGGTGAGATAATAGGGCATACCGGTGCGATGTAAACACCGTGGCGCCATTTTTTGTCCGGTGTGCGCAAGGGCGTCGCAAGGCATGTCCTGACGAGGGCGTGAAAAAACGGGGGAACGCGCATGCGCTCCCCCGTTTCATCGGTGTGTGTCGTACGGCTATTTCTTGCGCTTTTCCAGGGCGGCCTGAAGGGCGCTGCCCAGGCTGCCGAAGCCGCTGGAATCGCCAGCCACCACGGTGGCCGGGGCAGGGGAGCGCGAACCGCGGCCCCCATCGCGTCCACCGTCGCGGCCTCCGTCACGTCCCCAGTCACGGTTGCCTCCGCGCCCTTCGCGCGGTTCGCGCTTCTGGGGCTGGGCAAGCTTGCGCCATTCGCCGTCGTCCTCGCCGGTGGCGTCTGCCGGGGCCAGCGAGATGCGACGGGCCTTCACGTCCAGGTCGCGCACCACCAGCGAGACTTCCGCGCCGGGGTTCAGGCCGGCGTACATCTTGGCCTGGGGCGAGGTGGCGGCCACGGCATTGGGCATAAGCCCGGTGATGCCGGGGGCCAGGTTGACGAACAGGCCGAAGGGCGCGCGCTTTTCCACGGTGCCGGTGACGGTGGAACCAGCGGGGAAGCGTTCTTCCACCGTGGACCACGGGTCGCCCTCGGCGTCGCGCAGGCTCAGCGACAACCGCTTGCGGGCGGGGTCCAGTTCCTTGATCTTCACGGACACGGTCTCGCCGGGGGTCACGGCCTCTTCAGGCTTGTTGATGCGGCGGGTCCAGGACATTTCGGAAAGGTGCACAAGACCTTCCACGCCGGGCAGCACCTCGATGAAGGCGCCGAACGGGGCGAGGCGGGTGACCTTGCCGGTCAGGATCTGGTCGGCGTCCAGGCGATCGGCCACGTCCTGCCACGGGTCGCCGGACACCTGGCGGATGGACAGCGAGATGCGCGGACCCTTGCGGGAATCCTTGCCGCCCTTGCCTTCTTCCGCACCGGCAATGCCCAGCACCTTCACGCGCACCTTGTCGCCCACGCTCACGGCCTCGTCGGCCTGCTGCACGCGCGACCACGACAGTTCGGAAACGTGCACCATGCCTTCCAGGCCGGGGGCAATTTCCACAAAGGCGCCGAACGGGGCAAGACGGGCCACGGTGCCTTCCAGCACGTCGCCGTCCTTCACGTTTTCCATGAGGGCACTCAGCGATTCGGCCTGCTCGCGCTCCAGCAGCATACGGCGCGAAACAACGATGTTGCGGCCGTTCTGCTCCAGGCGGGTGATCAGGAACTGGAAGGTCTGGCCGGTGAACGAGTCTGGCTCGGCACCGGGGCGCAGGTCCATCTGGCTGGCAGGGCAGAAGGCGCGACGCTTCATGACCTCTACGTTGAAGCCGCCCTTGCAGGGGCCGGTGACCTTGCCTTCAATGGGGATGCCCGCGTTCAGGGCGTCTTCCATCTGGGCCAGGCCCACCTGGCCGCCCATGGCGCGCGACAGCTTTATTTCGTTGGCGTTAGCCGAGACAACGTACAGTTCCAGCACGTCGCCCACGGCCACGGGCAGGTTGCCTTCGGCGTCCTCCAGCTCCTTGCGGTCCACAAGACCATCCACCTTGGCTCCGGTGGCGACGAAGACGGTGTCCTCGCCGATGGCCACCACGGTGGCCTTCACCCGTTCGCCGGTGCGCACGGTTTCAGCCGCGCCGGAATGTGCCTCCAGCAGGTCCGCGAAGCTGGCGTTCTCGTCGAATGCGTCGTCACCAGCCATGTCCTGCGAGGCAGGAGCGGTGGTGGCTTCGGGGGCGGTGGCTTCCGCCTGTCCGGTTTCTGTGGTGGCCTCCGGGGTTTGCAGCCCGGTGGCTTCGGTGCGTTCACCAGTCATCAGTCCCATCTCCTTGAAAAGTGGCATGCGCCGCATGGCGTTCACCCGCAATATCAGCGCCGAAGGGCAAGGGCAAGTGCGACGGCGTGGTTGCGTCGTCGTCCACGGCGTGCGATACTGTAGCGAAATCGCCATTTTCGCAAGGAGGTTTCATGCTCAAAGCCAAGGCACGCCACATTCTCGTCGATACCGAGGATGCCTGCAACGAATTGAAGGCCCGCATTCTGGCGGGTGAAGACTTTGCCGAGGTGGCGCGCGCCCACTCCAAGTGCCCGTCGGGCCGCCGTGGCGGCGACCTGGGGGAATTTCCCCGTGGCGCCATGGTGCCCGAATTCGACGAAGTCGTGTTCACCGGCGAGGTGGGTACCGTGCTCGGCCCGGTGCGTACCCAGTTCGGTCATCACCTGATTGAAGTCACGGCGCGCTCCGGCAGCTAGCCGGGGCAACTTCCGCACGGAAGTCGCCTTTTCGCTTCCGCCCACTGGACGGGGTGGTGGTGCCGCCTTATTCGGATAGACAGGCGGCAGCACGCAACTTTATGCAGAGAACCGCAACCCGGCCGGGCGGCTGCCCCGCAAGGCACCGACCCGGCCGTCAGTTTTCCTGCCCATCCGTGACCGGCCCGTACGCCACCCGGCCACGCTGATCCGGTCCACGTCATCGGGCCGGGCCACCCTGATCCGACCGTACGGGCCGCACTGGCCATACGGGCCGGGCAGGCCGCCCGGCAACACCGGCCATTCAGGCAGCGGCGCGCCGCGCCGCGCGGGAGGCACGCCGGTCCCCCGGCCCGCCCGCACCTTGCGCCCCCATTTCCGGAGGTCATTCGCATGGCCAACTTCAAATTGTGGAAAAGCGAGGAATTGCAGCGCCTGAGAAGCGAGAGCGACCGGATGTTCGACCGGTTGTGCTCCGGCCTTGGCCTGCCCTCGGTCTGCCAGCCGTTGATGGAACCGGCGCTGCGCATGATCGACACCCCCGACGCGGTGGTGGTCGAGGCGCAGTTGCCGGGCGTTACCGCTGAAGACCTCGACATCGTCATTACCGGCAGCGTGCTTCTGGTGCGCTGCGCCCAAAGCGCCACCTGCGGCATTGGTGAATCCAGCAGCAGGTACGAAAGCCGCTTCATGCTGCCGTGCAAGATCCGCACGGAAGACGTGGAGGCGGAACTGGACGAGGGCGTCTTGCGCATCACCATGCCCAAGTGCCGCAGGCCCGAAGCGCGCCGCGTTCCTGTCAGGACCGGCCGGGCCGGTTGAACACAAGGAGGCACCATGACCACTCCCAAGAAAGCGACCAAACGCACCGCTGCCTCTTCTCCTTCTTCGTCATCGTCTTCGTCTTCATCCTCGCAGGGCCGCGCGGGGCTGCCCGTTCCTCTCGCGCCCGCACAACTGCGCTGGACGCTGGACCCCGCGACGCTGCCCTTCGCCCATACCGGCGAGGTGGACGAGCAGGCCGACATCATCGGCCAGCGGCGGGGGGTGGATGCCTTTCGCTTCGGCATGGGCATGCGGGGCAAGGGCTACAACATCTTCGTCACCGGGGCCGTGGGCATCGGCAAGCTGTCCATGGTCAAGCGGCTGCTGGGCACTGGCGTCAACGGAGAGGCCACGCCCGACGACCTGTGCTTCGTGAACAACTTCAAGACGCCGGAAGAACCCATCCTGCTGCGCTTTCCCGCAGGCAAGGGGCGCGCCTTCAAGGCCGACGTGCAGGCGTTTCTGGACACGGTGAAGCGCGACATTCCCCAACTGTTCGAAAGCCAGGAATACATCGCCAGCAAGAACGAGATCATCGAGGCGCACGACAGGAAGACCCGCGAGTTCTTCAAGAACCTGGAAACCAAGGTGCGCGATTCCGGCTTCGTGCTGGTGAACATGCAGATGGGCCAGATCCAGCGGCCCGACATCGTACCCATCGTGGACGGCGAGCCGGTGCATCTGCTGAAGCTGGAGGAAATGGCCGCCAAGGGGCGCTTTCCCCGCGAGGAACTGGAAAAGCTTCAGGAAACCTACAAGACCCTGAAGGAAGAGATCGACGCCATCTTTCTGGATGTGCGCGAACTGCAAAAGGAAGTGAAGCGCAAGACCGAAGAGGTGGACCGGCTCATGTTCATGAGTTCGGCCCGCGACCTCGCCAAGCCGCTGCTGGACAGCTATGACGACCCCAAGGTGCAGAAGCACGTGGAGGCGGTGCTGGCCGACATGGCGGAAAATCTGGACAGCCTGAAGGTGATGGGCCAGCAGGTGCAGGGGCCCATGGGCATGTTCGTGCCCGCCCCGGCGGAAGCGGTGCTGCACCCCTACCAGGTCAACCTGCTGGTGGACAACGCGGAACTGGAAGGTCCTCCGGTTATCGTGGAATCGTTCCCCAACTACCGCAACCTGTTCGGCTCCATCGAGCGGGTCATGGACCGTTCCGGCCTGTGGCGCACCGATTTCACCAAGATCAACGCCGGGTCGTTCGTCAAGGCCAACGGCGGGTACCTTGTGCTGAACCTGATGGACGCCATCATGGAACCGGGGGTGTGGCAGACCCTCAAGCGCGCCCTGAAGACGTCGGAAATAGAGATACAGACCTTCGACCCCTACTACTTCATCACGGCCACGGGCATCAAGCCGGAGTCCATCGAGATGGAGGTCAAGGTGGTGGTCATGGCCACGCCGCAGCTGTATCACATGCTGCGCCACTACGACCCTGACGTGCAGAAGATATTCAAGGTATGGGCCGACTTCGATTCGTCCATGCCGCTGGACGAGGTGTGCGTCACCGACGTGGCCAAGCTGATGAAGACCTTCGTGACGGCGCGCAAGCTGCGCCAGTTCGACGCCACCGCCGTGGCCGCCCTGCTGGAGCACGGCGTGCGCATGACCGGGCGGCGGGAAAAGCTGACCACCTCGTTCCCGGTGCTGCGCGACATCATGGAAGAGGCCGAGTACATCGCCCGCGGCGAGGGGGCGGACATGGTGTCCGCCACCCACGTGACCCGGGCGGTGGAAGGGCGGCTGTACCGCGCCGGGCTCATCGAGGAGAAGGTGCAGGAGATGATCGACCGGGGCAGCGTGTTCATCGATACCGACGGCGATGTCGTCGGGCAGGTGAACGGGCTGGCCGTGTACGCCATGGGCGACCACATGTTCGGCAAGCCATCGCGCATCACCGCCACCACCTCCATGGGGCGCGAGGGCATCATCAACATCGAGCGGGAATCGGACCTGTCCGGGGCCATTCACAACAAGGGCATGTTGATCCTTTCCGGCTACCTGCGGCGCGCCTTCGCGCAGGACAAGCCGCTGTCGCTGTCGGCGTCCATCGCCTTCGAGCAGTCGTACGGCGGGGTGGACGGCGACTCGGCCTCGTCCACCGAACTGTACGCGCTGCTCTCCAGCCTGTCGGGCGTGCCCATCAGGCAGGGCATTGCCGTCACCGGCTCGGTGAACCAGAAGGGCGAGGTGCAGCCCATCGGCGGCGTGAACGTGAAGATCGAAGGCTTCCACGAGGTGTGCAGGCGCAAGGGGCTGACCGGCGAGCAGGGCGTGCTGATTCCTGCCGCCAACGTCAACGACCTGATGCTGCGGCCAGAGGTGCTGGA contains these protein-coding regions:
- a CDS encoding ATP-binding protein, producing MTTPKKATKRTAASSPSSSSSSSSSSQGRAGLPVPLAPAQLRWTLDPATLPFAHTGEVDEQADIIGQRRGVDAFRFGMGMRGKGYNIFVTGAVGIGKLSMVKRLLGTGVNGEATPDDLCFVNNFKTPEEPILLRFPAGKGRAFKADVQAFLDTVKRDIPQLFESQEYIASKNEIIEAHDRKTREFFKNLETKVRDSGFVLVNMQMGQIQRPDIVPIVDGEPVHLLKLEEMAAKGRFPREELEKLQETYKTLKEEIDAIFLDVRELQKEVKRKTEEVDRLMFMSSARDLAKPLLDSYDDPKVQKHVEAVLADMAENLDSLKVMGQQVQGPMGMFVPAPAEAVLHPYQVNLLVDNAELEGPPVIVESFPNYRNLFGSIERVMDRSGLWRTDFTKINAGSFVKANGGYLVLNLMDAIMEPGVWQTLKRALKTSEIEIQTFDPYYFITATGIKPESIEMEVKVVVMATPQLYHMLRHYDPDVQKIFKVWADFDSSMPLDEVCVTDVAKLMKTFVTARKLRQFDATAVAALLEHGVRMTGRREKLTTSFPVLRDIMEEAEYIARGEGADMVSATHVTRAVEGRLYRAGLIEEKVQEMIDRGSVFIDTDGDVVGQVNGLAVYAMGDHMFGKPSRITATTSMGREGIINIERESDLSGAIHNKGMLILSGYLRRAFAQDKPLSLSASIAFEQSYGGVDGDSASSTELYALLSSLSGVPIRQGIAVTGSVNQKGEVQPIGGVNVKIEGFHEVCRRKGLTGEQGVLIPAANVNDLMLRPEVLDSVRAGTFRVWAVRTVDEGIELLTGMPAGVRGPDGTYPPDTVYGKVDARLRELAEGLRNFGEKKDENGNGKGKGKRAKPAKEPEGKQE